A genomic segment from Octopus sinensis linkage group LG4, ASM634580v1, whole genome shotgun sequence encodes:
- the LOC115211134 gene encoding uncharacterized protein LOC115211134 isoform X3 — protein sequence MNGGNNATVVDNPNPNASAAAVSVATPLIVVTPEQNEATPKPNVDHSLKVENTPNDDLKESKSTALSMANFKHTDLAELLKNPVLTPSYQVTRLQLLQSHLEAACRKRNGSFANSDLKPGARVIASPGVFKADANSMITLKNINSYLEIEDTKEIDAGTNGLLQNQQLQSHLMQMNFDVNIDSNISESSDRLQYCGVIMPSTSQERLNVIGPNPTSILNHFSAESEKLCEIGGYPQGKFDIYKVRSVKLEQTLYKETLSVKNDTKSSESINEDAENLSEENTVANKEVPAKKIDKDSEVVRKEVIPELTNGCSESNLDKSRSINKLGVGLKMLLSRWSNKVILKLENNASGANKRSGKSSVRKHNDIVAGIHRGSIDDQGKNTNQNSPKYNSDAVTSETLKENSEQVQTNIADVSKEKNEDDASAEIMNNDENSHKNSENVQQRESDILFNEATIQNGDGGKPAILGSPSQNNSNNCLAMSAPITMKSTSKTKRNETKYIEKLPKEINCINDPENESKTCMDEEQLTNAEGDKLSGENTKKCVTYVFIKAKPDLQLDDRTKCLSEQNRVPVICQKNSHPKYHVVSSQHPNFIKCSNGNCEQPMEIMASKDTAKIKDSFPCVEQLSQEQHQQQTPESFDKTAISVKFPIGDELFIPKMFPCSPSVDLVRNPYQTNSIQKSSKVPAVTLQASDADNTLEIKEKISLNVEGNNLLLLPKCFSKSCDIISNSNKLSLENGEPKYDCGVNIELLNSNNSNTNINQKTTGCATGPVSKIDSFAIRKESFAGFEQEMLPLGSEIIQTNSSLKCPLISKKENILDITKENDTGSLPSSSTPGTINILINRNSEQNLTKRLPENLSSKYEMITTSQDILNDGLTTNEKSIRSELPDSDETACFADKDARNETDSSGDPCKTKKINVPIFAFEKTKLRDIISLLGCKLIETSNSSKCQFSNNSKASLENNNEIKEGTINPYACKLENRAECKPGYIVSISPEHKLKNLTDNNGSSVQKEKEEVFKDGTVSSNFETSDTTAKDSSKVLQLENADDVLKPVTKETVSKKDVPATKAFDESYTLKKAGVLFALTDMIGSGTNRLAFSDVVDAETSRASSSDVSNEAVSRDNGHTCTSGSNLDKNYKSISNDANGDKNCGDLSAKYAQKTQTKISVEENEETNVATSVKRQNSTNSFGFIDDRSSNVRNNESNERLARNKRAEEFTFEIPRFAYVSIEEMDNKLIETDKSKSLPKMTNYRISLQKELLSPSSGPIGESGFREENSNTSLRIEGKLTGQERCSITKRVCGFISGKYGMNENGDGDHRKRDIRVQFDEEEVNIYSERANGITSYIRPNKMNDVVLTENLTSSDLPEKIKASFCTGETDSTSGVISLNSSQNLSAEQLKDAVVIDNDLIAASVVDKITYNQNGNFGVDNFFYDPLAYIIESMPYSLVDGCIGEEEFFCKESKIKGDMESIGEEPIKTFPEKNTMQIVTSKIIVKDTSDLLEEEAARKDREESHQLTLNTGQNESSKENEFSYFEPESNDGGKEKTSVVELPNSLSTKLKINPTEMALYNSVESSNVEKNIVFDISDNNVSNSGPLNSIAVSNGTISSGDVASRDTFVNNVQSDDSNSSNVASSSVVSNDVMTNNNVSRVCSSINAVSNGNTGKCVASDIDVPTAPLTNASALSSNIASNNYVMKYEEGCANNRKCSTIADNDITAFPVGDARNISTEVACRTKDINFSLSNTKTAKSKQNSITISLDDVATTHHCRDRDGNEDIAYIQENLARYIMENVANITYPKPSDLIGIGYNFVNTNNDPIEKAFRSHCTEMYKNTKQSSSSPSPEILDNVRNSSKVTPFHKTVENCLDLVKMDIANVSKARIGVKDYVTCLAINVGDNTCYIQKNTIQQAQLKMANNTTEKLLVNISDFIKEQNDDKDTHNASIDDQDQNSLCFKTVSEGKPLQEFPETISEKIFEQKERLVAVVTAKKAEKIYEISEQNTIELGQNVNGKLKVYKKNHANGLEEMLISSEEKVQEASNSGDVSERNCPTESPGNNTQKSTVSQTSNGNEEETEETNNPSIQVLNCQFNTNRNEKVPETKQAKVISDSKTKITIESVLIDTNRTLPNGNRNVCDSNTKSQTMHDSVNGTPSNIVTIQSTKNTDVNPPNITSQSTVDENTKGEPFAVAKDEVKHNTNETATDRNFEGDSASRNTFHINISNPEKQSSEITTGNVQNDFVNILKTITRKTSTQADDSVPLDEGATEKPDLVEHIWVNTVQNQADGADSSNGIANICDTKKSTIISVHRNVSTSGHENTSMKEVVEKKEILQTSHNEANSSKFNFDKEILDQIIETNTFPMLSENSFAYSFSSILNPLGAIVINSPNSSSGNSSPELNKNMATPTKCEEAKEVPDEPTNEKQSDNMTSVTKTNGQQRQQPNQQQSKTVSGGKLPNIFERKKSFIQSSKHTSCSPFQENNPKNKKTAVTDHIKNETRDCFAKPYEQTDRKPIIVAAPCKNISNDRATLLMKSPRSTTNNNENSQKLGQTTNFHSKVCQSSDSSHSKNVKNNLQVRKNPSDVENATKLDKPRSNIPNRKAATDGEMEKLAISNASNNNANIHAVSDKNKCSIAFSKPVDTIQTSISDKQFSDKVCHIKNTKCRNCVKSNSSFLPKIGSSVSESEMKKRRNISDNDSKMPENHTRNGKSKFKSKNMPSIATVSTKSINQKHVVPNCKTNPNDKTMTPNQNVETQIEMARHRNMLVIDPIDEGLATEIETCINRNTYLKVDDETNSLSCTAMKDAEVYYHSLPLLYKSDKLPNLVGSSFQELPPSSPLSPKNNSKNAADSKSSSKDFTDSCGTDSSKGALSTQLNSLSSTNTFTPAHMHPHESSRAKHFNGSKLNTFNQNNCRNNKCNCIRNRYLTSPNKDLVVNKKRTSAGMSSTKKKKINAVDSSNHLLFRRGKEHVCVNNMKTIPQRSIKRQQTDSENDNLLKGKLLKTLVRSNDSAGSTSNNEDNIGEYHRKCFLRKKVKLKKTCLTKETKSEMFILKLHKQPKNPSSKSNLKSFGNVNPKYIQEFKELEKILRETASKISKPPHRKLLSRAIAAARQPRVCVTQQKT from the exons ATGAACGGCGGCAACAATGCAACGGTTGttgataaccctaaccctaacgcttcTGCTGCAGCAGTATCTGTGGCGACTCCTCTTATTGTTGTAACCCCTGAACAAAACGAAGCAACTCCAAAGCCCAATGTCGATCACAGTCTCAAGGTCGAAAATACTCCCAACGACGACCTGAAGGAATCCAAGTCAACAGCTTTATCGATGGCGAATTTCAAACATACAGATCTGGCTGAGTTGCTAAAGAACCCAGTTCTTACACCTTCGTATCAAGTGACAAGATTGCAGCTGCTGCAATCACACCTGGAAGCGGCATGCAGAAAAAGAAACGGTTCTTTTGCGAACAGCGATTTAAAACCAGGAGCAAGAGTGATTGCTAGTCCAGGTGTCTTCAAAGCCGATGCAAACTCCATGATAACTCTGAAGAACATCAATTCCTACTTGGAAATCGAAGATACGAAAGAGATCGATGCTGGCACGAATGGCTTATTACAGAACCAACAACTTCAGTCACATCTGATGCAGATGAACTTCGATGTGAATATTGATTCAAATATTAGCGAATCCAGTGACCGACTGCAGTACTGTGGTGTCATAATGCCGAGTACATCGCAAGAAAGACTAAATGTTATTGGTCCTAATCCGACTTCGATCCTCAATCATTTCAGTGCAGAATCGGAGAAATTGTGTGAGATCGGTGGGTATCCACAAGGCAAGTTCGATATCTACAAAGTTCGATCTGTGAAACTGGAACAAACACTTTATAAAGAGACGTTATCAGTGAAAAACGACACGAAATCAAGTGAAAGCATAAACGAAGACGCTGAGAATTTGAGTGAGGAAAATACTGTTGCTAATAAAGAGGTGCCTGcgaaaaaaatcgataaagatTCCGAGGTTGTGAGGAAAGAAGTGATTCCAGAACTAACGAACGGTTGTTCAGAAAGCAATTTGGATAAATCGAGGTCGATTAACAAATTAGGTGTAGGATTAAAAATGTTGTTGTCTAGGTGGAGCAACAAGGTTATTTTAAAATTGGAAAATAATGCTTCTGGTGCAAACAAACGTTCTGGGAAAAGTTCTGTGAGAAAACATAACGATATAGTTGCTGGAATTCATCGTGGATCGATCGATGATCAAggaaaaaacacaaaccaaaattCACCAAAATATAACAGCGATGCTGTAACTagtgaaacattaaaagaaaatagcGAACAAGTTCAAACTAATATCGCAGATGtgtcaaaagagaaaaatgaagatgACGCGTCAGCGGAGATAATGAATAATGACGAAAATTCACATAAAAACAGCGAAAATGTACAACAAAGAGAAAGCGATATCCTTTTCAACGAAGCTACAATACAAAATGGCGATGGTGGTAAGCCAGCTATTTTGGGGAGTCCATCACAAAACAATTCTAATAACTGTTTAGCAATGTCTGCTCCAATTACAATGAAGAGCACATCAAAAACAAAGCGAAACGAAACAAAATACATAGAAAAGCTCCCAAAAGAAATTAATTGCATTAACGATCCTGAAAATGAGAGTAAAACATGCATGGACGAAGAACAGCTTACAAACGCCGAAGGGGATAAATTATCCggtgaaaatacaaagaaatgtgtTACTTATGTTTTTATAAAAGCCAAGCCCGACTTGCAGCTCGATGACAGAACCAAGTGTCTGTCTGAGCAAAACAGAGTTCCTGTAATATGCCAGAAAAATTCACATCCAAAATATCACGTGGTCAGTTCACAACATCCGAATTTTATAAAATGCTCCAATGGAAACTGTGAGCAGCCCATGGAAATAATGGCAAGCAAAGATACTGCGAAAATAAAGGATAGTTTTCCTTGTGTTGAACAACTGTCACaagaacaacaccagcaacaaacgCCGGAATCGTTTGATAAAACGGCTATTTCAGTTAAGTTTCCAATAGGTGATGAGTTATTTATACCAAAAATGTTTCCTTGTAGTCCGAGTGTAGACTTAGTTCGAAATCCCTATCAAACTAACAGCATCCAAAAGAGTTCAAAAGTTCCAGCTGTGACGTTACAGGCAAGTGATGCAGATAACACTCTTGAGATTAAAGAAAAGATTTCTCTTAACGTGGAAGGAAATAATTTGTTGTTACTTCCAAAATGTTTTTCTAAATCGTGTGATATCATCTCAAACAGTAACAAACTTTCGTTAGAAAACGGTGAACCTAAATATGATTGTGGTGTTAACATTGAGCTTTTGAACAGTAATAATTCCAACACAAATATTAACCAAAAGACAACTGGATGTGCTACAGGGCCAGTTTCGAAAATCGATAGCTTTGCTATAAGAAAAGAATCCTTTGCCGGATTCGAACAAGAAATGCTTCCGTTAGGATCAGAAATAATTCAAACAAATAGTTCTTTAAAATGTCCATTGAtaagcaaaaaggaaaatattctCGACATTACAAAAGAAAACGATACAGGTTCGCTACCCAGTAGTTCTACCCCTGGGACAATTAACATTCTCATTAACAGAAATTCTGAACAAAATCTAACCAAAAGACTACCTGAAAATCTGAGtagtaaatatgaaatgattaCAACGTCCCAAGATATTCTTAATGATGGTCTTACAACTAATGAGAAAAGCATTCGTTCTGAGTTGCCAGATTCTGACGAAACTGCATGCTTCGCTGACAAAGACGCGCGAAACGAAACGGATTCCAGCGGAGATCCATGCAAGACTAAAAAAATCAATGTTCCCATTTTCGCATTTGAAAAGACCAAACTGAGGGATATTATTTCTCTCTTGGGTTGTAAGCTGATAGAAACATCAAATTCTTCAAAATGCCAATTTTCGAATAATTCGAAGGCCAGCctggaaaataataatgaaataaaagaaggaaCGATTAACCCATATGCTTGTAAATTAGAAAATCGAGCAGAATGCAAACCAGGATATATCGTTAGTATTTCGCCAGAACATAAGTTGAAGAATTTGACCGATAATAACGGGTCGTCAgtacaaaaagagaaagaggaagtttTTAAAGATGGAACTGTGTCTTCAAATTTCGAAACCAGTGATACAACAGCAAAAGACAGCAGTAAGGTACTTCAACTAGAAAATGCAGACGATGTTTTAAAACCAGTGACAAAAGAGACCGTATCGAAAAAAGATGTCCCAGCTACAAAAGCCTTTGATGAAAGTTACACGCTGAAGAAAGCGGGGGTGTTGTTTGCATTAACCGATATGATTGGAAGTGGCACTAATCGTTTAGCATTCTCAGACGTAGTGGATGCTGAGACAAGTCGTGCAAGTTCCTCGGATGTTTCAAATGAGGCAGTGAGCAGAGACAACGGTCACACATGTACGTCTGGTTCAAATCtagataaaaattataaatctatatctaACGACGCCAACGGAGATAAAAACTGTGGCGATTTATCTGCGAAATACGCACAGAAAACTCAGACAAAAATTAGtgtagaagaaaatgaagaaactaaTGTTGCTACTTCGGTAAAACGACAAAATAGCACAAATTCTTTCGGTTTTATTGACGACCGAAGTTCAAACGTGAGGAATAATGAGTCTAACGAGCGACTTGCGAGGAATAAACGTGCAGAGGAATTTACTTTCGAGATACCGCGATTTGCATATGTCTCAATTGAAGAAATGGACAACAAGCTAATAGAAACAGACAAAAGTAAATCTTTACCGAAGATGACAAATTATAGAATTTCCCTTCAAAAGGAACTGTTATCTCCTTCCTCTGGTCCTATTGGTGAAAGTGGATTCCGAGAGGAGAATTCGAATACTTCCCTGCGAATTGAAGGTAAATTAACCGGTCAGGAGCGCTGTTCTATCACGAAGAGGGTTTGCGGTTTTATTAGCGGTAAATACGGCATGAACGAAAATGGAGATGGTGACCATCGTAAAAGAGATATCCGAGTCCAGTTTGACGAAGAAGAGGTGAATATATACAGTGAACGAGCAAACGGCATTACAAGTTATATACGACCAAATAAAATGAATGATGTGGTTTTAACTGAAAACTTAACCTCTTCAGATTTGCCAGAGAAGATTAAAGCTTCCTTCTGTACAGGGGAAACCGATTCAACTAGCGGCGTCATTTCGTTAAATAGTTCGCAGAACCTATCAGCGGAACAGTTGAAAGACGCTGTTGTTATAGATAATGATTTAATTGCTGCTTCGGTCGTTGACAAAATAACTTATAACCAGAACGGCAATTTTGGTGTCGACAATTTTTTCTATGATCCCCTAGCGTACATTATTGAAAGTATGCCGTATTCTTTAGTCGATGGTTGTATTGGAGAAGAAGAGTTTTTctgtaaagaaagcaaaataaaggGAGACATGGAATCAATTGGTGAGGAACCTATCAAAACATTTCCCGAGAAAAACACAATGCAAATTGTAACCAGTAAGATAATAGTTAAAGATACCAGCGACCTTTTGGAGGAAGAAGCAGCGAGGAAAGATCGAGAAGAATCTCATCAACTTACTTTGAACACAGGGCAAAATGAAAGTTCAAAAGAGAACGAGTTTAGTTATTTTGAACCTGAAAGTAACGATGGCGGGAAAGAAAAGACTAGCGTTGTGGAGTTGCCAAACAGTCtgtcaacaaaattaaaaattaacccGACAGAAATGGCTCTCTATAACTCGGTCGAGTCATCAAATGTAGAGaaaaatatagtttttgataTATCTGACAATAATGTATCAAATAGCGGTCCATTAAATAGTATTGCTGTATCAAACGGCACCATCTCGAGCGGAGATGTCGCATCACGTGATACCTTCGTAAATAACGTCCAATCAGACGATAGTAACTCAAGTAATGTCGCCTCTAGCAGCGTTGTATCGAACGATGTTATGACAAATAATAACGTTTCACGTGTTTGTTCTTCAATTAATGCCGTATCGAACGGTAACACAGGAAAATGTGTTGCCTCAGACATTGATGTGCCAACAGCTCCGTTAACAAATGCATCCGCTTTGTCAAGTAATATCGCTTCGAACAACTATGTGATGAAATATGAGGAAGGTTGTGCAAATAACAGAAAGTGTTCAACCATTGCAGACAATGATATCACCGCATTTCCTGTCGGTGATGCGAGGAATATTTCTACAGAAGTTGCATGTAGGACAAAAgatattaatttttcattatcaAACACCAAAACAGCGAAGTCTAAACAAAATTCCATTACCATTTCACTGGATGATGTTGCAACCACACACCACTGTCGTGATCGTGACGGAAACGAAGATATTGCGTACatacaagaaaatttagcaagATATATCATGGAGAATGTTGCAAACATCACCTATCCGAAACCTAGTGATCTGATAGGGATTGGTTATAATTTCGTTAACACGAACAACGATCCGATAGAAAAAGCGTTTAGAAGCCATTGTACAGAAATGTATAAAAACACGAAGCAGTCATCTTCCAGTCCATCGCCCGAAATTTTAGATAATGTTAGGAACTCTTCCAAAGTTACGCCATTCCACAAAACCGTAGAAAATTGCTTGGATTTGGTTAAAATGGACATTGCAAATGTCTCTAAAGCAAGAATTGGTGTAAAAGACTATGTAACATGTCTTGCAATAAACGTCGGCGATAACACGTGttatattcagaaaaatacaatACAACAAGCTCAATTGAAAATGGCCAACAATACGACTGAGAAGCTGTTGGTGAACATCTCTGACTTTATTAAAGAGCAAAACGATGACAAGGATACTCATAATGCGTCTATCGACGACCAAGATCAAAACAGCCTCTGTTTTAAGACAGTTTCGGAGGGGAAGCCATTACAAGAATTCCCTGAGACTATTTCAGAGAAGATTTTTGAACAAAAAGAAAGATTAGTTGCCGTCGTGACAGCGAAAAAGGCTgaaaaaatttatgaaatatcaGAACAAAATACGATCGAACTAGGGCAAAATGTAAATGGTAAACTTAAAGTTTATAAGAAGAATCATGCAAATGGCctggaagaaatgctgatttCTAGCGAAGAAAAAGTGCAAGAAGCATCGAATTCTGGAGATGTATCAGAAAGGAATTGCCCAACTGAATCTCCTGGCAACAATACTCAGAAATCAACTGTTAGCCAGACTTCTAATGGGAATGAAGAAGAAACTGAAGAAACCAATAATCCTTCAATACAGGTGTTGAATTGCCAGTTTAATACGAATCGAAATGAAAAAGTTCCAGAAACAAAGCAAGCAAAAGTTATTTCTGATTCAAAGACCAAAATTACAATCGAATCTGTATTGATTGACACTAATCGAACTCTTCCAAATGGAAACCGAAACGTGTGTGACTCGAACACCAAATCGCAAACGATGCATGATTCAGTTAATGGTACACCATCAAACATAGTTACCATCCAATCTACAAAGAACACAGATGTAAATCCGCCAAATATTACAAGTCAGTCTACTGTTGATGAAAATACAAAAGGGGAGCCGTTTGCTGTGGCTAAAGATGAGGTAAAACATAACACAAACGAAACAGCAACAGACAGGAACTTCGAAGGAGATTCTGCTTCTCGTAACACTTTTCATATTAACATTTCGAACCCAGAAAAACAAAGCAGCGAAATTACAACAGGAAATGTCCAAAATGATTTTGTAAATATCTTAAAGACAATTACAAGAAAAACATCCACTCAGGCCGATGATTCTGTTCCGTTGGATGAAGGTGCAACAGAAAAACCGGATCTTGTGGAGCATATTTGGGTGAATACAGTACAAAACCAAGCAGATGGCGCTGATAGCAGTAATGGAATCGCAAATATTTGCGATACAAAAAAATCAACTATTATATCAGTTCACAGAAATGTTTCTACTTCTGGTCATGAAAACACTTCAATGAAAGAAGTCGTGGAAAAGAAGGAAATATTACAAACATCTCATAACGAGGCGAATAGCTCTAAATTTAATTTCGATAAAGAAATTTTAGATCAAATTATTGAAACGAACACATTCCCCATGCTGTCAGAGAACAGCTTCGCCTATAGTTTCAGTTCTATTCTAAACCCTTTGGGAGCTATAGTTATAAACTCTCCGAATTCTTCATCTGGGAATAGTAGTCCGGAGTTAAATAAAAACATGGCTACTCCAACAAAATGTGAAGAAGCAAAGGAAGTACCAGATGAACCAACAAACGAAAAGCAGTCGGACAATATGACCAGTGTAACTAAAACAAATggacaacaacggcaacaaccaAATCAACAACAATCAAAAACTGTCTCTGGTGGAAAATTACCAAACATTTTTGAACGTAAAAAGAGTTTCATTCAATCTTCAAAACATACGTCTTGCAGTCCGTTTCAGGAAAATAACCCTAAAAATAAAAAGACTGCAGTAACAGATCACATTAAGAACGAAACAAGGGATTGCTTTGCTAAACCTTATGAACAAACTGACAGAAAACCTATAATAGTCGCAGCACCCTGTAAGAATATATCGAATGATAGGGCCACATTACTTATGAAATCTCCCAGATCTAcaacaaataacaatgaaaacTCTCAAAAACTAGGGCAGACGACCAACTTTCATAGCAAAGTATGTCAAAGTAGTGATTCTAGTCAttcaaaaaatgttaaaaataatttacaagtTCGAAAGAATCCGAGCGATGTAGAAAACGCTACGAAACTGGATAAACCGAGAAGCAATATTCCAAACCGTAAGGCGGCAACCGACGGTGAAATGGAGAAACTCGCCATTTCAAACGCGTCGAATAACAACGCAAACATACATGCAGTATCAGATAAAAACAAGTGTAGTATCGCCTTTTCTAAGCCAGTCGATACAATTCAGACATCGATCAGCGATAAACAATTCAGTGACAAAGTTTGCCATATTAAAAATACGAAATGTAGGAATTGTGTTAAAAGTAATTCATCCTTTTTACCAAAAATCGGCTCAAGTGTATCAGAATCAGAAATGAAGAAACGAAGGAATATTTCTGATAACGATTCTAAAATGCCTGAAAATCACACACGAAAtggtaaatcgaaattcaaatcGAAGAATATGCCGTCAATAGCTACAGTGTCGACAAAATCAATAAACCAAAAGCATGTTGTTCCTAACTGTAAAACGAATCCAAATGATAAAACTATGACCCCGAATCAAAACGTTGAGACACAAATCGAAATGGCCAGACACCGAAATATGTTGGTTATTGATCCGATCGATGAAGGATTGGCAACAGAAATTGAAACATGTATTAATAGAAACACTTATTTGAAGGTTGATGACGAAACAAATTCCCTTTCATGTACAGCTATGAAAGATGCTGAAGTGTATTATCATAGTTTACCGTTGTTATACAAGAGCGATAAATTACCAAACCTCGTAGGTTCTTCATTTCAAGAACTCCCTCCCAGCTCACCATTATCACCGAAAAATAACTCCAAGAATGCTGCAGATAGCAAATCATCTTCGAAAGACTTTACTGATTCATGTGGCACAGATTCTTCGAAGGGAGCTTTATCAACTCAGTTAAACAGCCTGTCGTCAACAAATACCTTCACTCCGGCACATATGCATCCGCATGAAAGCAGTAGAGCGAAACATTTTAATGGTTccaaactaaacacttttaatcaAAATAATTGCAGGAACAACAAGTGCAACTGTATACGCAACCGATATCTAACTTCACCGAATAAAGATTTGGTCGTCAATAAGAAAAGAACCTCCGCTGGAATGTCGTctacgaaaaaaaagaaaataaacgcaGTCGATTCGAGTAACCATCTGCTTTTTCGTCGGGGAAAAGAACATGTTTGCGTTAATAATATGAAAACAATTCCACAAAGAAGTATAAAAAGGCAACAGACGGATTCGGAAAATGATAATTTACTGAAAGGGAAACTGCTGAAGACTTTGGTCAGGTCCAACGATTCGGCAGGGTCTACATcgaataatgaagataatattgGCGAATACCATAGAAAATGTTTTCTGAGGAAAAAAGTGAAACTTAAAAAAACCTGTTTGACGAAAGAAACGAAATCTGAAATGTTTATCTTAAAGCTTCATAAACAACCCAAGAATCCTTCGTCTAAATCGAATTTAAAGTCTTTTGGTAACG TCAACCCGAAATATATCCAAGAGttcaaagaactggaaaaaatccTTCGAGAAACAGCGTCGAAGATTTCCAAACCGCCACA ccGCAAGCTCCTTTCCCGAGCTATCGCAGCCGCCAGACAGCCACGGGTTTGTGTGACCCAACAGAAGACCTAA